One Aegilops tauschii subsp. strangulata cultivar AL8/78 chromosome 7, Aet v6.0, whole genome shotgun sequence genomic window carries:
- the LOC109741327 gene encoding tyrosine--tRNA ligase 1, cytoplasmic-like translates to MAINVNKLLEAGCKVKIFMADWFALTNHNVSLRKVHDVCAYTTEMWRTVGMHLDEVELVRASDEVSRDTHRYWPLDMKVARRTKLSDMVECILSSKDMRLYGSFLYQPKGLFSDEVFDTCLHSAAILSRDEADVWLLDIGQRASNKVVERYREREAAMREDRHRPVVALSHGVLPSLLEYPEIEMFGDPRWAIYMEDTEWEVGRAMRKAFCPPGTADGNPCLEYIRQIIFPLFGKFEVATL, encoded by the coding sequence ATGGCGATCAACGTGAACAAGCTGCTCGAAGCCGGCTGCAAGGTCAAGATATTCATGGCGGACTGGTTCGCTCTCACAAACCACAACGTCAGTCTGAGAAAAGTCCATGACGTTTGCGCGTACACCACCGAGATGTGGAGAACAGTCGGCATGCACCTCGACGAGGTGGAGCTCGTTCGCGCGTCGGACGAGGTCAGCCGCGACACGCACCGATACTGGCCGCTAGACATGAAAGTCGCGAGGAGGACCAAGCTCAGCGACATGGTGGAGTGCATCCTTTCATCGAAGGACATGAGGCTGTACGGGAGCTTCCTGTACCAGCCGAAGGGACTCTTCTCCGACGAGGTCTTCGACACGTGCCTGCACTCCGCCGCCATACTGTCCCGCGACGAAGCGGACGTGTGGCTGCTGGACATCGGCCAGCGCGCGAGCAACAAGGTGGTCGAGCGCTACCGCGAGCGGGAAGCGGCTATGCGCGAGGATCGGCATCGGCCGGTCGTCGCCTTGTCCCACGGCGTGCTGCCCAGCCTGCTCGAGTACCCGGAGATAGAGATGTTCGGGGACCCAAGGTGGGCGATCTACATGGAGGACACGGAGTGGGAGGTCGGCCGGGCGATGCGGAAGGCGTTCTGCCCGCCGGGAACCGCGGACGGCAATCCGTGCCTGGAGTACATCAGGCAGATAATCTTTCCTCTGTTTGGGAAGTTTGAGGTGGCCacgttgtaa